The Geotalea uraniireducens Rf4 genome window below encodes:
- a CDS encoding DUF2269 family protein, with protein MQTLPEFHRIRLFLKYLHIISSCLWVGAGFSVMVLLYLSRLAGSGDALFAFNVGIQYLDNFLIIPSAALCFLSGVALCLVANLRLTSCRWVVTKWTITVAAMVFGSLCLAPWMRRLAALSDVLGFGAFADPDYFRTYYVDVIFGVLQTIVLLYLMLISVFKPCTGYRNCVHCRERDNG; from the coding sequence ATGCAAACGCTTCCGGAATTTCACCGTATTCGACTGTTCCTCAAGTACCTTCATATCATTTCCTCATGCCTCTGGGTCGGCGCCGGCTTTAGCGTCATGGTCCTCCTCTACCTGAGCCGCCTGGCCGGCAGCGGCGATGCGCTGTTCGCTTTCAACGTCGGCATCCAGTATCTGGACAACTTTCTCATCATTCCCTCTGCGGCCCTCTGCTTTCTGAGCGGGGTGGCGCTCTGTTTGGTGGCCAACCTGCGGCTCACCTCCTGCCGCTGGGTCGTCACCAAGTGGACCATTACTGTGGCGGCGATGGTTTTTGGCTCCCTCTGTCTTGCCCCATGGATGAGGAGGCTGGCTGCGCTGAGCGATGTCCTCGGCTTCGGCGCCTTTGCCGACCCGGATTATTTTCGCACCTATTACGTGGACGTGATTTTTGGCGTCCTCCAGACCATCGTCCTCCTCTACCTGATGCTCATCTCTGTCTTCAAACCCTGCACCGGCTATCGGAACTGCGTCCATTGCCGGGAGCGCGACAATGGATAA